One segment of Phaeacidiphilus oryzae TH49 DNA contains the following:
- a CDS encoding HpcH/HpaI aldolase/citrate lyase family protein produces MTASNETAEGVSRLRPRRSCLAVPGSNPRFLEKAQGLAADQVFLDLEDACAPGVKEKARHMIVDALNTGDWSGKTRVVRVNDWTTHWTYRDVVTVVEGAGANLDCIMLPKVQDAAQVQALDLMLTQIEKTMGFEVGRIGIEAQIENAKGLVNVDEIAAASPRIETIIFGPADFMASINMKSLVVGEQPPGYGADAYHYILMRILMAARTHDVQAIDGPYLQVRNPEGFREVAGRAAALGFDGKWVLHPDQVAIANELFSPSQEDFDHAEMILDAYEWCTSEAGGFKGSAMLGDEMIDEASRKMALVISGKGRAAGMQRTTTFTPPQS; encoded by the coding sequence CGTCCGCGCCGTTCCTGCCTGGCCGTGCCGGGCAGCAACCCGCGGTTCCTGGAGAAGGCCCAGGGGCTGGCCGCGGACCAGGTGTTCCTGGACCTGGAGGACGCGTGCGCGCCCGGGGTCAAGGAGAAGGCCCGGCACATGATCGTGGACGCGCTGAACACCGGTGACTGGAGCGGCAAGACGCGCGTGGTGCGGGTGAACGACTGGACCACCCACTGGACCTACCGCGACGTGGTCACGGTGGTCGAGGGCGCCGGGGCGAACCTGGACTGCATCATGCTGCCGAAGGTGCAGGACGCCGCCCAGGTGCAGGCGCTGGACCTGATGCTGACCCAGATCGAGAAGACGATGGGCTTCGAGGTCGGGCGGATCGGCATCGAGGCGCAGATCGAGAACGCCAAGGGCCTGGTGAACGTCGACGAGATCGCGGCCGCCTCGCCGCGGATCGAGACGATCATCTTCGGCCCGGCCGACTTCATGGCGTCCATCAACATGAAGTCGCTGGTGGTCGGGGAGCAGCCGCCCGGGTACGGCGCGGACGCCTACCACTACATCCTGATGCGGATCCTGATGGCCGCGCGGACGCACGACGTGCAGGCGATCGACGGGCCGTACCTCCAGGTGCGCAACCCGGAGGGGTTCCGGGAGGTCGCCGGGCGGGCGGCGGCGCTGGGCTTCGACGGGAAGTGGGTGCTCCACCCGGACCAGGTCGCGATCGCGAACGAGCTGTTCTCGCCCTCTCAGGAGGACTTCGACCACGCCGAGATGATCCTCGACGCCTACGAGTGGTGCACGTCCGAAGCCGGGGGCTTCAAGGGTTCCGCGATGCTGGGCGACGAGATGATCGACGAGGCCTCGCGCAAGATGGCGCTGGTCATCTCGGGGAAGGGCCGGGCGGCCGGCATGCAGCGTACGACGACGTTCACCCCACCGCAGAGCTGA
- a CDS encoding MaoC family dehydratase codes for MQFGRTYEEFEVGAIYKHWPGKTVTEYDDHLFCLLTMNHHPLHLDANYAEETTDFKRNVVVGNYVYSLLLGMSVPDVSGKAIANLEVESLKHVAPTFHGDTIYGETTVLDKTPSRSKTDRGIVYVETRGYKQDGTLVCVFRRKVMVPTAEYIEARGGEQPGRPEPREGK; via the coding sequence ATGCAATTCGGCCGCACATACGAAGAGTTCGAGGTCGGAGCGATCTACAAGCACTGGCCCGGGAAGACCGTCACGGAGTATGACGATCATCTCTTCTGTCTGCTGACGATGAATCACCATCCGCTCCACCTGGACGCCAACTACGCCGAGGAGACCACCGACTTCAAGCGGAACGTCGTGGTCGGGAACTACGTCTACTCGCTGCTGCTCGGGATGTCCGTGCCGGACGTCTCCGGCAAGGCGATCGCCAACCTGGAGGTGGAGTCGCTGAAGCACGTCGCTCCCACCTTCCACGGGGACACGATCTACGGCGAGACGACCGTGCTGGACAAGACCCCGTCGAGGTCGAAGACCGACCGCGGCATCGTGTACGTCGAGACCAGGGGCTACAAGCAGGACGGGACGCTGGTCTGCGTCTTCCGCCGCAAGGTGATGGTGCCGACCGCCGAGTACATCGAGGCGCGCGGCGGCGAGCAGCCGGGCCGCCCCGAGCCGCGAGAGGGGAAGTGA
- a CDS encoding acyl-CoA dehydrogenase family protein, with the protein MAGGRLQQTDGLTEVQRDILATVRDFVDKEIIPVATELEHRDEYPTKIVEGMKELGLFGLTIPEEFGGLGESLLTYALVVEEIARGWMSVSGIVNTHFIVAHMINAHGTQEQKEYFLPRMAAGEVRGAFSMSEPGLGSDVAAIRTKAVQDGEGGDWVVNGQKMWLTNGGSSTLVALLAHTDEGDPENTAAHRNMTTFLIEKEPGFGENEKVPGLTVPGKIEKMGYKGVDTTELVLQDVRVPADRVLGGASGRGFYQMMDGVEVGRVNVAARGCGVARRAFELGIAYAQQRETFGKKIAQHQAIQFKLAEMATKVEAAHQMMVMAARKKDSGERNDLEAGMAKYLASEYCKEVVEDAFRIHGGYGFSKEYEIERLYREAPMLLIGEGTAEIQKMIVGRRLLEEYRLEG; encoded by the coding sequence ATGGCCGGCGGACGCCTGCAGCAGACGGACGGGCTGACCGAGGTCCAGCGGGACATCCTGGCCACGGTCCGGGACTTCGTCGACAAGGAGATCATTCCGGTCGCCACCGAGCTGGAGCACCGGGACGAGTACCCCACGAAGATCGTCGAGGGGATGAAGGAGCTCGGCCTGTTCGGGCTGACCATCCCCGAGGAGTTCGGCGGGCTGGGCGAGTCCCTCCTCACCTACGCGCTGGTGGTCGAGGAGATCGCCCGCGGCTGGATGTCGGTGTCCGGCATCGTGAACACCCACTTCATCGTCGCCCACATGATCAACGCCCACGGCACCCAGGAGCAGAAGGAGTACTTCCTGCCCCGGATGGCCGCCGGCGAGGTCCGCGGCGCCTTCTCGATGTCCGAGCCGGGCCTCGGCTCGGACGTGGCCGCCATCCGCACCAAGGCGGTCCAGGACGGCGAGGGCGGCGACTGGGTGGTCAACGGCCAGAAGATGTGGCTGACGAACGGGGGTTCGTCAACCCTGGTCGCGCTCCTTGCTCACACGGACGAGGGAGACCCCGAGAACACAGCCGCCCACCGCAACATGACCACCTTCCTGATCGAGAAGGAGCCCGGCTTCGGGGAGAACGAGAAGGTCCCCGGCCTCACCGTGCCCGGCAAGATCGAGAAGATGGGCTACAAGGGCGTCGACACCACCGAGCTCGTCCTCCAGGACGTCCGGGTCCCGGCCGACCGCGTCCTGGGCGGCGCCAGCGGCCGCGGCTTCTACCAGATGATGGACGGCGTCGAGGTCGGCCGGGTGAACGTGGCCGCGCGCGGCTGCGGGGTCGCCCGCCGGGCCTTCGAACTGGGGATCGCCTACGCCCAGCAGCGGGAGACCTTCGGCAAGAAGATCGCCCAGCACCAGGCGATCCAGTTCAAGCTCGCCGAGATGGCCACCAAGGTGGAGGCGGCCCACCAGATGATGGTGATGGCCGCCCGCAAGAAGGACTCCGGGGAGCGCAACGACCTGGAGGCCGGGATGGCCAAGTACCTCGCCTCCGAGTACTGCAAGGAGGTCGTCGAGGACGCCTTCCGCATCCACGGCGGCTACGGCTTCTCCAAGGAGTACGAGATCGAGCGCCTCTACCGGGAGGCCCCCATGCTCCTGATCGGTGAAGGTACTGCGGAGATCCAGAAAATGATCGTCGGACGGCGTCTCCTGGAGGAGTACCGGCTGGAGGGCTGA
- a CDS encoding phosphatidylserine decarboxylase gives MPFSPSPTPPAPRKPRAGYSLARGASPWLLPTALTAAACTALTRRSGRWAAAAVPSVALTAGMLWFFRDPERAPGAGRVLCPADGVVQSIDAWPDGRTRVAVFMSPLNVHVNRAPLDGTVTSVEHVPGGYVPAFNKDSDRNERVVWHFDTELGDVEMVQIAGAVARRIVPYLEPGAKVERGDRVGLIRFGSRVDTYLPPGIEPGVEVGQRTSAGVTRLDRD, from the coding sequence ATGCCCTTCAGCCCGTCCCCAACCCCTCCGGCGCCCAGGAAGCCCCGCGCCGGCTACAGCCTCGCCCGGGGCGCATCCCCCTGGCTGCTGCCCACCGCGCTCACCGCGGCCGCCTGCACCGCCCTCACCCGGCGCAGCGGACGCTGGGCGGCCGCGGCGGTGCCCAGCGTGGCGCTCACCGCCGGAATGCTCTGGTTCTTCCGTGACCCGGAGCGCGCCCCCGGAGCCGGGCGGGTGCTCTGCCCCGCCGACGGCGTGGTGCAGTCGATCGACGCCTGGCCGGACGGCCGGACCCGGGTGGCGGTCTTCATGAGCCCGCTCAACGTCCACGTGAACCGCGCCCCGCTGGACGGCACGGTGACGTCGGTCGAACACGTGCCCGGCGGCTACGTCCCCGCCTTCAACAAGGACAGCGACCGCAACGAGCGGGTCGTCTGGCACTTCGACACCGAGCTCGGCGACGTCGAGATGGTGCAGATCGCCGGCGCCGTGGCCCGGCGGATCGTGCCGTATCTGGAGCCGGGCGCCAAGGTGGAGCGGGGTGACCGGGTGGGTCTGATCCGGTTCGGCTCGCGGGTCGACACCTATCTCCCGCCGGGGATCGAGCCCGGAGTCGAGGTCGGACAGCGAACGAGCGCCGGGGTGACTCGCCTTGACCGTGACTGA
- a CDS encoding CDP-alcohol phosphatidyltransferase family protein, which yields MTVTDPESLTSRQDEDDEVLDTRLVRLRWQRDRELREPLGPQQLSTADMLTLGNAVCGFLAIYCMTTRVLIPHLEGVDVGSSRRSAATAVILLLIGATCDLFDGLVARKLRGSALGAELDNLADLISFGLAPAYFVLVWGMVSDSGHQKVSVLTAIVVMIAVVLRLARFSCVKLRPGVFQGMPCPMGALTVISIVLLNPPFVPAVIGIAAVAGLMVSRVEYPKPRGMLAVATLCWIVVAVGCLAAWASGAPDGFALLKVGAGLQVALALMAPLLVLRRKVGAVRARRAASRA from the coding sequence TTGACCGTGACTGATCCGGAATCCCTGACCAGCCGGCAGGACGAGGACGACGAGGTGCTGGACACCCGTCTGGTCCGGCTCCGCTGGCAGCGCGACCGCGAGCTGCGCGAGCCGCTCGGCCCGCAGCAGCTCTCCACCGCGGACATGCTCACCCTGGGCAACGCCGTCTGCGGGTTCCTCGCGATCTACTGCATGACCACCCGGGTGCTGATCCCGCACCTGGAGGGGGTCGACGTGGGCAGCTCGCGGCGGTCGGCGGCGACCGCGGTGATCCTGCTGCTGATCGGCGCCACCTGCGACCTCTTCGACGGGCTGGTGGCCCGCAAGCTGCGCGGCTCGGCGCTCGGCGCCGAGCTGGACAACCTCGCCGACCTGATCAGCTTCGGACTCGCCCCCGCCTACTTCGTGCTGGTGTGGGGGATGGTCTCGGACAGCGGGCACCAGAAGGTGTCGGTGCTCACCGCGATCGTGGTGATGATCGCCGTGGTGCTGCGGCTGGCCAGATTCTCCTGCGTGAAGCTGCGGCCCGGGGTGTTCCAGGGCATGCCCTGCCCGATGGGCGCGCTCACGGTGATCTCCATCGTGCTGCTGAACCCGCCGTTCGTGCCGGCCGTGATCGGCATCGCGGCGGTGGCCGGACTGATGGTCAGCCGGGTCGAGTACCCGAAGCCGCGCGGGATGCTCGCGGTGGCCACGCTGTGCTGGATCGTGGTCGCGGTGGGCTGCCTGGCGGCCTGGGCCTCCGGGGCGCCGGACGGGTTCGCGCTGCTGAAGGTCGGCGCCGGACTCCAGGTGGCGCTGGCGCTGATGGCCCCGCTGCTGGTGCTGCGCCGGAAGGTCGGCGCGGTCCGGGCCAGGCGCGCGGCCTCGCGGGCCTAG
- a CDS encoding GntR family transcriptional regulator produces MADSVSVNDARSRRVARPAPLRQAVYDALVELIIKGELRPGAHLVEAELAEQLGVSRQPVREALQRLQTDGWVDLRPAQGAFVHTPTAEEAEQLLSVRGMLETHSARLAAGAGLDEAAIAGLWERQDEGLAALAAGDVERLVAANSALHAAITELAGNMVLSELIALVDRRVRWYYTPLAKPRGKDAWNEHARLIRAISKGEGDRAADIMSRHTARTTAAYTRHLRAGM; encoded by the coding sequence ATGGCCGACTCAGTGTCCGTGAACGACGCCCGTTCCCGCCGGGTCGCCCGGCCCGCGCCGCTGCGCCAGGCCGTCTACGACGCACTGGTGGAGCTGATCATCAAGGGCGAGCTGCGGCCGGGGGCGCACCTCGTGGAGGCCGAGCTGGCCGAGCAGCTGGGCGTCAGCCGGCAGCCCGTACGGGAGGCGCTGCAGCGGCTGCAGACCGACGGCTGGGTGGACCTGCGCCCGGCGCAGGGCGCGTTCGTCCACACCCCGACCGCCGAGGAGGCGGAGCAACTGCTCAGCGTGCGGGGCATGTTGGAGACCCACTCGGCGCGGCTGGCCGCCGGGGCCGGGCTGGACGAGGCGGCCATCGCCGGCCTGTGGGAGCGTCAGGACGAGGGGCTGGCCGCGCTGGCGGCGGGGGACGTCGAGCGGCTGGTGGCGGCCAACTCGGCGCTCCACGCGGCGATCACGGAGCTGGCCGGGAACATGGTGCTGAGCGAGCTGATCGCGCTGGTGGACCGGCGGGTGCGGTGGTACTACACCCCGCTGGCGAAGCCGCGCGGCAAGGACGCCTGGAACGAGCACGCGCGGCTGATCCGCGCGATCTCCAAGGGCGAGGGCGACCGCGCGGCGGACATCATGTCCCGCCACACCGCTCGCACGACGGCGGCGTACACACGGCACCTCCGCGCCGGGATGTAG
- a CDS encoding FadR/GntR family transcriptional regulator, whose protein sequence is MSEERHRQPLGPLHAPSTAEQIAHRLATAIALGEFSVGERLPSERELAATLEVSRESVRGALRSLAESGQLEIRRGRGGGAFVRADWAAGTESAVRAALVDRWPDFEALFDYRRLVESLVARTAAERATPEDREAITAALAAFDAAASPDEARGHDTALHLAVARATHNPRLIELHERLLWEVSLGVSAEPYTWAIYHEAAPQHHALARAVLAGDADQAAKVARAHFGITEEALRRLAARIQHPE, encoded by the coding sequence GTGAGCGAGGAACGGCATCGGCAGCCGCTGGGTCCCCTGCACGCGCCCAGCACCGCGGAGCAGATCGCCCACCGGCTGGCCACCGCGATCGCGCTGGGCGAGTTCAGCGTGGGGGAGCGGCTGCCGAGCGAGCGCGAGCTGGCGGCGACCCTGGAGGTCAGCCGGGAGAGCGTACGCGGGGCCCTGCGCTCGCTGGCCGAGTCCGGGCAGCTGGAGATCCGCCGGGGCCGCGGCGGCGGCGCGTTCGTCCGCGCCGACTGGGCGGCCGGCACGGAGAGCGCGGTGCGGGCCGCGCTGGTCGACCGGTGGCCGGACTTCGAGGCGCTCTTCGACTACCGGCGGCTGGTGGAGAGCCTGGTGGCGCGGACCGCGGCGGAGCGGGCGACGCCGGAGGACCGCGAGGCGATCACCGCCGCGCTGGCGGCGTTCGACGCGGCCGCCTCACCGGACGAGGCCCGCGGCCACGACACCGCGCTGCATCTCGCCGTCGCCCGGGCCACCCACAACCCGCGCCTGATCGAACTGCATGAGCGCCTGCTGTGGGAGGTCAGCCTCGGCGTCTCCGCCGAGCCGTACACCTGGGCCATCTACCACGAGGCCGCTCCCCAGCATCATGCGCTGGCGCGGGCCGTTCTCGCCGGCGACGCGGACCAGGCCGCGAAGGTCGCCCGCGCTCACTTCGGCATCACCGAGGAGGCCCTCCGCCGCTTGGCGGCCCGCATCCAGCACCCGGAGTGA
- a CDS encoding proline iminopeptidase-family hydrolase, producing the protein MTEGYLPFRGHRTWYRVSGSLDSPLTPLVVLHGGPGCTHDYVESFAELTAATGRPVVHYDQLGNGRSSHLPEAGPEFWTVQLFLDELDALLRHLGIERDYHLLGQSWGGMLGAEHAVTAPAGLRSLVIADSPASMPLWLAAAQELRSRLPEDVQRTLTEHEAAGTTDSPEYAAAVRVFYDRHVCRIPWPDGVARTFAAIDEDPTVYHTMNGPSEFHVVGTLRDWTVIDRLDRITAPTLLITGRHDEATPETVRPYAERIADVRWEVFEDSSHMPHVEEKEACLRVVAEFLAHHDEQTEETG; encoded by the coding sequence GTGACCGAGGGATACCTGCCCTTCCGCGGCCACCGCACCTGGTACCGGGTGTCCGGCTCGCTGGACTCGCCGCTGACCCCGCTGGTCGTGCTGCACGGCGGCCCCGGCTGCACCCACGACTACGTGGAGTCCTTCGCCGAGCTGACCGCCGCCACCGGCCGCCCGGTCGTCCACTACGACCAGCTGGGCAACGGCCGCTCCAGCCACCTCCCCGAGGCCGGCCCGGAGTTCTGGACCGTCCAGCTCTTCCTCGACGAACTCGACGCCCTGCTGCGGCATCTGGGCATCGAGCGGGACTACCACCTGCTCGGCCAGTCCTGGGGCGGGATGCTCGGCGCCGAGCACGCGGTGACCGCGCCCGCCGGGCTGCGCTCGCTGGTGATCGCCGACTCCCCCGCCTCGATGCCGCTCTGGCTGGCCGCCGCCCAGGAGCTGCGCTCCCGCCTGCCGGAGGACGTCCAGCGGACGCTGACCGAGCACGAGGCGGCCGGCACCACCGACTCCCCCGAGTACGCCGCCGCCGTCCGGGTCTTCTACGACCGGCACGTCTGCCGGATCCCCTGGCCGGACGGGGTGGCCCGGACCTTCGCCGCCATCGACGAGGACCCGACGGTCTACCACACCATGAACGGGCCCAGCGAGTTCCACGTGGTCGGCACTCTCCGGGACTGGACGGTGATCGACCGGCTGGACCGGATCACCGCGCCCACCCTGCTGATCACCGGCCGCCACGACGAGGCCACCCCGGAGACCGTCCGGCCGTACGCCGAGCGGATCGCGGACGTCCGCTGGGAGGTCTTCGAGGACTCCAGCCACATGCCGCACGTCGAGGAGAAGGAGGCCTGCCTGCGGGTGGTCGCCGAGTTCCTCGCCCACCACGACGAGCAGACGGAGGAGACCGGATGA